From Pseudoramibacter sp.:
CAATACCCATAGCTTTCTCCTTTGCAAAATTTGATAATTCCATTGTAAACGGTTTTTGGGAAAATGTCAATGTGCTTTGGGAATTTTCTCATTTTCGAAGAAAGCCCTCAATGTTTTTAAAAATTTTAAAATTTCAGAGAATATCCGTTATAATAAGAGCAATCAGAGGGGGCACAGAAAGAGAGGAAAAGATTTGGAAAAAGACACCTACCGCATCAATCAGATCGTGCGCATTTCAAAGCTTTATTACGAATGCAATCTCGGGCAGGTTCAGATCGCCGAGAAAGAGGGCATCAGCAAATCCACAGTCAGCCGGCTGTTAAAAATGGGCAAGGATCTCGGCATCATCGAAGTGCACATCAAGGAACCGGCGATGATGTACACCGATCTCGAGGACGAGCTGACCCGGCGCTTTCCCCTGAAGCGGGCCACCATCGTGCCCGTCATGGTCGACAATCCCCAGATCGTGCTCAACGACGTGTGCGCGGCCCTCATCGCCGACCTGCCCCGCTACCTCGAAAACGACGCCACCCTGGGCATCGCGTGGGGCACCACTTTGGAATCCCTGTCGGCCATGCTGCCCCATTTCAGGTGCCAGGGCATCTCCGTGCTTCAGCTCACCGGGGGCTATTCCCGCCTGGCTCACGAAACCAGCGCCCTGTCCATCCTTCAGAAATTCGCGGCCAGCGTCGACGGCGACGCCTACGTGATCCCGGCCCCAGCCATCGTCGACACCGCCGACATCGCCCAGGCGATCAAAAAGGATTCTCAGATTCAAAACATCATGCAGATGGCCCAGAGCTGCCAGACCGCGATTTACTCCGCCGGCGCCTTCGGCCGGCCCTCCGTCATCTTTGAAATGGGCATCATCGACGACGTGCAGTACGCCAAAATGGCCGCCGATGGCTGTATCGGCGACTGCTGCGGCCATTTCCTAAACGCCGACGGCGGCCTGTTCGACGAGGACCTCGACCGCCGCGTCGTCGGCGTCGCCCTCGACACCATCCGCCAAATCCCCAACCGGCTGCTCATCGCGAGCGACCCCCGAAAGGGCAAGGTGCTGCGCGCGGCCTTAAAGGGCGGCCTGGCCAGCCATTTGTACGCCGACGTCAAAACCGCAGAAGCGATCCTGAAATAGGACCGCTTTTTTATTTCTGCCCGGAAGCCAGCCGCATGACCTCCGCTGCCGCCGGCTGGTCGATGTACAGCTTATCGACCATACCGCCCCTGAGGGCCGCCAGAATCGCCGGGGCCTTGTCGACGCCCACCGCAGCCACCATTTTGTTCGGCACCGCCTTGATTTTCGACAGCGGCGTCGCGACGACCCGGGCGTCCAGAAGGGGATCAGCGATGCGCCCCTGGGCGTCGACGAAATGGGAACAGACGTCGCCGACCGATTTCTTTTCGATGGCCTGATAGGCTTCGTCCGAAAAATACCCCATTTGATACAGCGCGGTGCCGTGGCCGATGGTCCCTACCGAATAGATCGCCGTCCGGCAGTTTTCGGCGAGGGTTAAAATCCGGGCCACTGACGAATCGCTTTTGATGCTCGCCGCGATCTCCGCCGTGTCCACCAGAGCCGGCGCCGGCAGCAGATAGCCTTCCCCTTCGAAGCAGTGCACAAAAGCCCGGACGATGTGGTCCGCTCCGGCGTCGTACAGCGCCTTGGACAACCCGCCGTTGAGCTGAATGATCTTAATGCCTTTTTTATCAATATGTTTCGGCAATACTTCCGTCAGCACCGACAGGGTGTGGCCCCAGGCGACCCCCACCACCTCGCCGTCCTGAACGTCCCGGCTCAAATCGTCAGCGAGGGCCGTACACACGTCTTTTCTCAGCACGTCCCGGCTGCCCACCACGTCCGGCAGAATGGTGACCCGGTCCAGGCCAAAGGCGTCCCTCATGGCGTTTTCCAGATCCACGAAGGCGTGCTTCGGCTCCACAATCGAAATTTTCACCATGCCCAGATCCCGGGCCTGGCCCAGCAGACGGCTCACCGTCGATTTGGACAGGTGTTCCTCCCTGGCGATCTCGATCTGGCTCATGCCCAGCTCGTAGCGGCGCTTGGCCACCCGGAGGATGAGGTTCATTTTGTACTGATCCATGACTGCTCCTTTTGCTTTTTCTTTTATTTTATCATAAGGCTGCCATTTTATTTCATCGTTTTGGGATTTCTCCCAATATATGAAATTTCGCCAAATTCTATTGACGGCCGCTGAAAAGGTTTATATAATAGAGGCACATTGAAGCACGGCAAAAAATACACAGCATAAAAAATTATTTTTTCGGAGGTAAGATTATGGCAATTATGACGTTTATCGGCGCCGGACAAATGGCGTCTGCACTGACTTTCCCTGCATTTGAAAACGGCCACGAAGTGCGCCTTGTGGGCACCCCCCTCGACCGGGAAGTCATCGACGGACTGAAGAAAGACAACTTCCACATCAACTTAAAGCGCACCCTGCACGACGGCGTAAAATACTATCAGGTGGAAGACATGGAAAAAGCCATCGACGGCGCGGACGTCATCCTGGGCGGCGTGTCCAGCTTCGGCGTGGACTGGTTCGCTGAAGAAGTCCTGCCCAAGCTTTCTAAAGATGTGCCGGTCATCACCGTCACCAAGGGGATGATCGACCGAGAAGACGGCACGATGATGACCTATCCGGATTTCTGGCGTTCCACCGAAGCGGGCAAAGACCTGAACTTAAACGCCATCGGCGGCCCGTGCACGAGCTACGAACTGGCCGACAAGGACAACTCCGCCGTCGCCTTCTGTGGCAAGGACATCGACACCCTGCGCTATTTGAAATCCCTCTTTGAAACCGACTATTACCACATCAGCCTGTCCACCGACGTGACCGGCGTCGAATGTGCCGTCGCCCTGAAAAACGCCTACGCCCTCGGGGTCTCCCTCGCTGTGGGCCTCGCTGAAAAACGGGAAGGCATCGGCGCCATCCACTACAATTCTCAGGCGGCCCTATTCGGACAGAGCGTCCGGGAAATGCGCAAGCTTCTGGCCCTCGCCGGCGGCCAGGACGACAACATCGTCTACGGCGCTGGAGACCTCTACGTCACCATTTTCGGCGGCCGCACCCGGAAGATCGGCACCCTTCTCGGCCGGGGCATGAGCTTCGACGACGCCATGAAGGAACTGGCCGGGGTCACCCTCGAATCTATCGTCATCGCCACCCGCACCGCCCGCGCGGTCAAGGCTCTGGCGAAAAACGGCAAGGCCGACACAAAAGACTTCCCGCTTTTGATGCACGTTGACGAAATCATCAACCAGGGCAAACCGGTGAACATTCCGTGGACGTCTTTCGAAACCGAAACGATTCTCTAAGTCTCTCATCAACAAAAAACAGCAGATGGTTAAAGCCATCTGCTGTTTTTTTACGCTCTGCCGGCGTCGGTCTTCGCCCGCATCCGCTCGAAGGTGCGGCTCACCGCCGGAATGCACAGGACGATCACCGTCATCACCCCTTCTGCCGCG
This genomic window contains:
- a CDS encoding NAD(P)H-dependent glycerol-3-phosphate dehydrogenase, which encodes MAIMTFIGAGQMASALTFPAFENGHEVRLVGTPLDREVIDGLKKDNFHINLKRTLHDGVKYYQVEDMEKAIDGADVILGGVSSFGVDWFAEEVLPKLSKDVPVITVTKGMIDREDGTMMTYPDFWRSTEAGKDLNLNAIGGPCTSYELADKDNSAVAFCGKDIDTLRYLKSLFETDYYHISLSTDVTGVECAVALKNAYALGVSLAVGLAEKREGIGAIHYNSQAALFGQSVREMRKLLALAGGQDDNIVYGAGDLYVTIFGGRTRKIGTLLGRGMSFDDAMKELAGVTLESIVIATRTARAVKALAKNGKADTKDFPLLMHVDEIINQGKPVNIPWTSFETETIL
- a CDS encoding sugar-binding transcriptional regulator, encoding MDQYKMNLILRVAKRRYELGMSQIEIAREEHLSKSTVSRLLGQARDLGMVKISIVEPKHAFVDLENAMRDAFGLDRVTILPDVVGSRDVLRKDVCTALADDLSRDVQDGEVVGVAWGHTLSVLTEVLPKHIDKKGIKIIQLNGGLSKALYDAGADHIVRAFVHCFEGEGYLLPAPALVDTAEIAASIKSDSSVARILTLAENCRTAIYSVGTIGHGTALYQMGYFSDEAYQAIEKKSVGDVCSHFVDAQGRIADPLLDARVVATPLSKIKAVPNKMVAAVGVDKAPAILAALRGGMVDKLYIDQPAAAEVMRLASGQK
- a CDS encoding sugar-binding transcriptional regulator translates to MEKDTYRINQIVRISKLYYECNLGQVQIAEKEGISKSTVSRLLKMGKDLGIIEVHIKEPAMMYTDLEDELTRRFPLKRATIVPVMVDNPQIVLNDVCAALIADLPRYLENDATLGIAWGTTLESLSAMLPHFRCQGISVLQLTGGYSRLAHETSALSILQKFAASVDGDAYVIPAPAIVDTADIAQAIKKDSQIQNIMQMAQSCQTAIYSAGAFGRPSVIFEMGIIDDVQYAKMAADGCIGDCCGHFLNADGGLFDEDLDRRVVGVALDTIRQIPNRLLIASDPRKGKVLRAALKGGLASHLYADVKTAEAILK